One part of the Carassius gibelio isolate Cgi1373 ecotype wild population from Czech Republic chromosome B6, carGib1.2-hapl.c, whole genome shotgun sequence genome encodes these proteins:
- the dtymk gene encoding thymidylate kinase, which produces MSCSRGALIVLEGVDRAGKTTQCQKLVHALQQSGRAAEIMRFPDRTTKIGQLISSYLEKKSNLEDHTVHLLFSANRWEMVPLMKQKLEQGISLVVDRYAFSGVAFTSAKPGFTLEWCMNPDIGLPKPDLVMFLQLNPNTAANRGEYGIERYETSAFQRTVHQRFEELMQDSSVNWKVVDAARTIEEVHKDIKLLSEDIISLAQNQPVGELWR; this is translated from the exons ATGTCTTGCAGTAGAGGAGCTTTGATTGTCCTTGAGGGAGTAGACAGAGCCGGGAAAACCACGCAATGTCAAAAACTCGTCCATGCACTGCAGCAGAGCGGACGAGCGGCAGAAATCATGCGATTTCCAG acagAACCACTAAAATCGGTCAGCTGATCAGTTCATACCTGGAGAAGAAGAGTAATCTGGAGGATCATACGGTTCACCTGCTGTTCTCTGCAAACCGATGGGAAATGGT GCCCCTGATGAAACAGAAGTTGGAACAAGGGATCAGTCTAGTGGTTGACCGCTATGCGTTTTCTGGAGTTGCCTTCACTAGTGCCAAGCCT GGCTTCACTCTGGAGTGGTGCATGAATCCAGATATTGGACTTCCAAAACCAGACCTGGTGATGTTTTTGCAGCTCAATCCCAATACGGCAGCAAACCGTGGAGAATATGGAATTGAACGTTATGAAACCAGCGCCTTCCAACGGACAGTGCATCAAAGATTTGAGGAGCTCATGCAAGATTCCTCCGTCAACTGGAAG GTAGTTGATGCTGCAAGGACCATTGAAGAGGTGCACAAAGATATTAAGCTTTTAAGTGAAGACATCATCAGTTTAGCCCAGAATCAGCCAGTTGGTGAGCTGTGGAGGTGA